GCATGACGATTATGACGGCGCGATCGGCGCGGCGCTTGTTGCCGGAGACGATTTCATCGCCGAATGGATGCGCGATCCGCCGCAAACCAACGAAGTCGGCCGAGCCGCCGCAATCGGTGCGGCGTTGATGGTGGCACGGCGCAAGTTCGGGCTCCCGTTTGAGCTTCTGGAACTCGGCTCCAGCTGCGGGCTCAATCTCAATCTCGCGCGCTATGCTTATGATCTCGGCGGGCTTTCCGCCGGAACCCCGGACTCGCCGGTGCGAATCGCGCCGGAATGGCGCGGATCGCGCCCGGCTTGTGCCCCGATCGAGGTTCTCGCGGCCCGAGGAGTCGACCTGAAGCCGCTCGACGCCGGTGACGAGAAGACCCGGGAGCGGCTCTTGTCCTTCGTCTGGGCGGACCAGCCGAAACGTGCCCGCCGGCTTCAATATGCGCTCGCCGTGGCGCGGCGCCATCCGCCACGGATCGATCGTGCCGACGCCCCTTCGTGGCTGGCCGAACGTCTCGCATCGCCGCAGGAGACCGGGCGGTGTCGGGTCGTCTTCCACTCGATGGTGCTTCAATATCTGACGGACGACGACCGCGCTCATGTACTTGATGCGATCTGCCGCGCGGGCGCAGAGGCGACCCTGGAGCGGCCGCTCGCCTGGATCGCATTCGAATGGACTCCCGAGCGCAGCGAGGTTCGGTTGTCGCTGACCTGCTGGCCCACTGGTGAGACCAGGACCCTGGCAATCTGCCATCCATACGGCGACTGGATCGATTGGCGCGGCTGACGAGATCGGCGCGTCGCTACGACGCAAAAAAAGAAGCACGACCCGATCCGTGATCAGGTCGTGCCTCCAATTTCAGATTAGATCTTCCCGTTCCATGCCGGGGAGACGAAATCCGGTTACGGCGTGACCGGGGTACCCGGGTTCAGCGGGCCGTCATCGCCGAAGATCTCGTCCTCGAGCAGGATCAGCGCCAGCAGCGTCGCGAAGAACACGCCGGCAAGGACCATGCCGCCACCGCCGAGCAGGTTGTTGCCTTCGCCAGCAGACACCGTCTCTACGGCCGGCGCCGGGGCTGCGCTCTGTGCCAAAGTTGCCGTCGGGGCAACGATCATGGCGCTCGCAATGAAAGCAGACAAAATTCTCGATTTCATGTAAATATCTCCCCTGGGCGGCTTTCGAGTCTGCTGCCACTAGGGAAGCTCAACGTCAACCACCGAATTTGGTCGCAACGGTCTATCGCGACTTTTGAACCGCTTGTCGAGGGTTTCGTCCATTCTGGTGAAGAAAGCATGGCGCGCAGCGACGCAGGGGCGGGCGCGGCGGATCGTTCGCCTCAAGCAAGCGGCCGCTCGGCGGAGTCGGCGCACCATCTGCGGTCGTCCGTTGACTTGCCGCTGACCCTGCGGGAAGGAGCCCCGGTGCGGCGGAACCAAGGACGGGGCGACGCATTGGCGAGCCGTCATTCCTCCCCATCCTCATCGAGGTTCTGCTTGGCCGATCGACCCGTGACCGCTGTTCCCAAGATCGGCATCCTCACCTTTCACCGCTGCATCAATTACGGCTCCTACTGGCAAGCGCGTGCGCTCGTCGAAGGGCTGCGCGGTCGCGGCCATGATGCGGTCCTGCTCGATCACCATTGCGAGCAGGTGAACCGCGTCGAATGGCGCTGTGCGTTCCAGCCCCTGTTGCCGCAACGATCCGCCCGATCGGACTTCCCCTTCTACAAGGAGAAGGCCCGCAAGATCATCGACGCCGTCGACCGACTGCCGCGCTCCTCCCGCTTTTCCCTCCATGCGCCGGGCGAGATGGACCGCTACGATCTGGTGGTGGTCGGCAGCGACGAGGTCTGGAACATGCGCCATCCCTGGTATGGCGGGAAGCCGATCTTCTACGGCGCCGGGATCGAGGCCGGCCGTCTTGCATCCTACGCGGCGAGCTTCGGCAATCACGATGCCTCGGAGGGGCTCGACCAGGCCTGGGCCGAGAAGCTGCGGCGCTTCTCCGCCATTTCCGTCCGCGACGACAACAGCCGTTCGCTGGTGCGCGAGGCGCTCGGCGTCGAGCCGGCACTGGTGCTGGATCCCTGCCTTCAATTTCCTCCGGTGACGCCGGAGCCGGAACAGGAGCGGGAACGACCTTATGTCGCCCTCTACGGCCACAATTTCCCGGACTGGTATGGCGATGCGGTGCGGGCCTGGGCGGATGCGCGGGGATATCGGATCGTCAGCGTCGGCTATCGCAGCCCGTATGCGGACGAGCAGGCGATCGACGCCGGACCCGACGAGTTCTCGAGGCTGATCGGCCGCGCGGCTGCGGTCGCGACCAACTTCTTCCACGGCTGCGTTTTCGCGCTGCTGCACAACCGACCCTTCGCCGCCGTTTCGTCCGCTTATCGCTCGAACAAGGTGCGCGACTTGATGCGCACCGTCGGTGCCGAACCGCACCTTACCACGATGCCGGGCGATGCCTCCCGGATCGGTGATCTGCTCGGGACACCGCTCGATCCCGGGATCGGAGATCGCATCGCCGCCCTCCGCCGGCAGTCGGATACCTACCTTGCGCATGCGCTCGCCTGAGACGCCTGCGCTCAGCCCGCGCGACATCGTCGGCTCCGGCCTGTGTATCGGCTGCGGCGGCTGCGCCGCCGGGGCGAAGCCGGCCGGCGCGACCATGGAATGGGACCGCTACGGCCAGTTGAAGCCGACCGGGCCGGAAAGCTGGTATCGCCAGCGAACCCCCGAATTCGCACGCCTCTGCCCCTTCTCGCCGGCGGCGCGCGACGAGGACAGCATCGCCATCGCCCTCTATCCCGAGGCACGGGTCGTCGACTCCCGGATCGGGCGGTTCGAGGAAGCCTATGTCGGCGCGGTTTCCGAACAGGATTTCCGCACCGCCGGCAG
The nucleotide sequence above comes from Sphingosinicella sp. BN140058. Encoded proteins:
- a CDS encoding DUF2332 domain-containing protein produces the protein MNMMAKIADQSELCRQAGIARALGSPFVADVLEASHRQLRKAPRTADLFANWPCDPSAAALAMRFNGALHALARRGMPPALKALYRREHDDYDGAIGAALVAGDDFIAEWMRDPPQTNEVGRAAAIGAALMVARRKFGLPFELLELGSSCGLNLNLARYAYDLGGLSAGTPDSPVRIAPEWRGSRPACAPIEVLAARGVDLKPLDAGDEKTRERLLSFVWADQPKRARRLQYALAVARRHPPRIDRADAPSWLAERLASPQETGRCRVVFHSMVLQYLTDDDRAHVLDAICRAGAEATLERPLAWIAFEWTPERSEVRLSLTCWPTGETRTLAICHPYGDWIDWRG
- a CDS encoding polysaccharide pyruvyl transferase family protein is translated as MTAVPKIGILTFHRCINYGSYWQARALVEGLRGRGHDAVLLDHHCEQVNRVEWRCAFQPLLPQRSARSDFPFYKEKARKIIDAVDRLPRSSRFSLHAPGEMDRYDLVVVGSDEVWNMRHPWYGGKPIFYGAGIEAGRLASYAASFGNHDASEGLDQAWAEKLRRFSAISVRDDNSRSLVREALGVEPALVLDPCLQFPPVTPEPEQERERPYVALYGHNFPDWYGDAVRAWADARGYRIVSVGYRSPYADEQAIDAGPDEFSRLIGRAAAVATNFFHGCVFALLHNRPFAAVSSAYRSNKVRDLMRTVGAEPHLTTMPGDASRIGDLLGTPLDPGIGDRIAALRRQSDTYLAHALA